A genomic region of Gemmatimonadota bacterium contains the following coding sequences:
- a CDS encoding dienelactone hydrolase family protein — MPGSLVRVLPALLLVLPAALTACGGGDGAASADGGDHTAAPAEPRIEMAPTGPEELPPAILGEGGAPQGMDLHYVDGDSATTGYLAVPEGAGPFPAVLLIHEWNGVVDRIRQIADAFAREGYVALAVDLYQGRTGSNPEENMALVRETREDPEAMIANLNAAARTLRARPDVTGKVATMGWCFGGGVALSYALDGESHDGTAIFYGGLVDDPTRLASIHHEVYGTFAAEDQGPSPEQVDGFVAALREAGVPNDVHIYDDVNHGFWLYVERDAEDARGPALDAWQRLKAYLDRTLS, encoded by the coding sequence ATGCCCGGGTCTCTCGTCCGTGTGCTGCCCGCCCTGCTCCTCGTGCTTCCCGCCGCCCTGACCGCCTGCGGGGGCGGGGACGGCGCCGCGTCGGCAGACGGCGGGGACCACACCGCCGCACCGGCCGAGCCCCGGATCGAGATGGCGCCGACCGGGCCGGAGGAACTGCCGCCGGCCATCCTGGGCGAAGGCGGCGCGCCGCAGGGGATGGACCTCCACTACGTCGACGGCGACAGCGCCACCACGGGCTACCTCGCGGTGCCCGAAGGTGCAGGCCCCTTCCCCGCCGTCCTGCTCATCCACGAGTGGAACGGCGTGGTCGACCGCATCCGTCAGATCGCCGACGCGTTCGCGCGCGAGGGCTACGTGGCGCTGGCCGTCGACCTCTACCAGGGACGCACCGGCTCCAACCCCGAAGAGAACATGGCGCTGGTGCGCGAGACCCGTGAGGATCCCGAGGCCATGATCGCCAACCTGAACGCCGCGGCGCGTACCCTGCGGGCCCGCCCGGACGTGACCGGCAAGGTGGCCACGATGGGGTGGTGCTTCGGCGGCGGGGTGGCGCTGTCGTATGCGTTGGACGGGGAGAGCCACGACGGCACTGCGATCTTCTACGGAGGGCTCGTGGACGACCCGACGCGGCTCGCCTCCATCCATCACGAGGTATACGGCACGTTCGCGGCGGAGGACCAGGGCCCGTCCCCCGAGCAGGTGGATGGCTTCGTGGCCGCGCTGCGCGAAGCGGGCGTGCCGAACGACGTGCACATCTACGACGACGTCAACCACGGCTTCTGGCTCTACGTGGAGCGCGACGCCGAGGACGCGCGCGGTCCGGCGCTCGATGCCTGGCAGCGGCTCAAGGCCTACCTCGACCGCACGCTGTCGTAG
- a CDS encoding NTP transferase domain-containing protein — translation MRTLVVLAAGLGRRFGGPKQLEPLGPHGESLLELTLHDAWRAGIGHAVLVTRAELEAPLRDRLQRGAARALALDFALQEVDAATGKPWGTAHAVSAAAPHVRGPFGVVNADDLYGRAALAALADSLAALRPGAPSAPVRGVLVAYPLDRTLSSNGGVSRGACVTDAAHRLLGIEETLGLEATPAGAVRGRRLDGTSVTLPGTTPVSLNLWGFEAGVLPLLAASFARFRERASAGEEHQLPTAVAEAVQSGQLVVTVRPTDAEWIGVTHPADAAPVRARLAEWFREGRYPASLFT, via the coding sequence GTGCGCACGCTCGTCGTTCTGGCCGCGGGCCTCGGTCGCCGCTTCGGTGGGCCCAAGCAGCTCGAGCCGCTGGGCCCGCACGGTGAGAGCCTGCTGGAGCTCACGCTGCACGACGCCTGGCGCGCCGGGATCGGTCACGCCGTGCTGGTCACGCGCGCGGAGCTCGAGGCTCCCCTGCGCGACCGGCTGCAACGAGGGGCCGCGCGGGCGCTCGCGCTCGACTTCGCCCTCCAGGAGGTGGACGCTGCCACCGGCAAGCCCTGGGGGACGGCGCACGCGGTGTCGGCCGCGGCGCCGCACGTGCGCGGACCGTTCGGCGTCGTGAACGCCGACGACCTCTACGGCCGCGCCGCCCTCGCGGCCCTGGCCGACAGCCTCGCGGCCCTGCGTCCCGGCGCGCCCTCCGCTCCCGTGCGGGGTGTGCTCGTGGCCTACCCGCTGGACCGCACCCTTTCTTCGAACGGCGGGGTCTCGCGCGGTGCCTGCGTGACCGACGCGGCGCACCGTCTGCTCGGCATCGAGGAGACGCTCGGGCTGGAGGCCACGCCTGCCGGAGCGGTGCGCGGGCGCCGACTGGACGGGACCTCCGTCACGCTGCCGGGCACGACCCCCGTCTCGCTCAATCTGTGGGGCTTCGAGGCGGGGGTGCTTCCGCTGCTGGCGGCCTCCTTCGCCCGCTTCCGGGAGCGGGCGTCCGCCGGGGAGGAGCACCAGCTTCCCACCGCGGTGGCCGAAGCGGTGCAGTCGGGCCAGCTGGTCGTGACCGTGCGGCCCACCGACGCCGAGTGGATCGGCGTCACGCATCCCGCGGACGCCGCGCCCGTGCGCGCGCGCCTGGCGGAATGGTTCCGCGAGGGGCGCTATCCGGCGTCCCTCTTCACGTAG
- a CDS encoding sodium:solute symporter family protein, whose translation MQLQWVDWAVIAAYGALALAVGVFFARRAGQGTEDFFLAGRKLPWWLLGTSMVATTFSTDTPNLVTDLVRSGGVAQNWVWWAFAITGLCTVFFYAKLWRRSGALTDMSFYELRYSGPEAAFLRGFRAIYLGVFFNVMIMATVTLAAIKIGGVLLGLGKFETVVLAATVTVIYSATSGLWGVVVTDLLLFVLAMVGSVAAAWFALAHPAVGGLDGLFAHPAVQGRLSLLPDFSDPRSALAIFIVPVAIQWWSTWYPGAEPGGGGYVAQRMLAARDERESMLSTLWFNVAHYALRPWPWLIVALASLVVYPDLASLAERFPNVDPSIVRDDLAYPAMLVFLPTGLLGLVVASLAAAYMSTISTHLNWGASYVVDDVYRRFLVPDADERHYVTVGRITTVGLIVLASTVALWLENAMQAFQILLQIGAGTGLVFLLRWFWWRINAWTEIAAMGASFLVAVWFQFVHTRVGLPPLDASLQLVIGVAVTTVGWLAVTFLTRPTERATLQRFYDRIRPAGSGWQQVVDTHGRPGDGTIPAAVAGWFLGCATIYAALFGTGYLLYGRTTWAVTAYAVCVVCGWGLLRMLPRVSLTR comes from the coding sequence ATGCAGCTCCAGTGGGTGGACTGGGCGGTGATCGCGGCGTACGGGGCGCTGGCGCTGGCGGTGGGCGTCTTCTTCGCGCGGCGCGCGGGCCAGGGCACCGAGGACTTCTTCCTGGCCGGACGCAAGCTGCCGTGGTGGCTGCTCGGCACGTCCATGGTGGCCACCACCTTCTCCACCGACACGCCCAACCTGGTCACGGACCTGGTCCGCAGCGGGGGGGTGGCGCAGAACTGGGTGTGGTGGGCCTTCGCCATCACCGGGCTCTGCACGGTGTTCTTCTACGCGAAGCTCTGGCGGCGCTCGGGTGCGCTCACCGACATGAGCTTCTACGAGCTGCGCTACTCGGGGCCCGAAGCCGCCTTCCTCCGCGGCTTCCGCGCCATCTACCTGGGCGTGTTCTTCAACGTGATGATCATGGCCACGGTGACGCTCGCCGCGATCAAGATCGGCGGGGTGCTCCTGGGGCTCGGCAAGTTCGAGACGGTGGTCCTGGCCGCCACCGTCACCGTGATCTACTCCGCCACGTCGGGGCTGTGGGGTGTGGTGGTCACCGACCTGCTGCTGTTCGTGCTCGCCATGGTGGGATCGGTGGCCGCGGCCTGGTTCGCGCTGGCCCATCCGGCCGTGGGCGGGCTGGACGGGCTGTTCGCCCATCCCGCCGTGCAGGGCCGGCTGTCGCTCCTGCCCGACTTCTCCGATCCCCGCTCCGCGCTCGCGATCTTCATCGTGCCGGTGGCGATCCAGTGGTGGAGCACGTGGTACCCGGGCGCGGAGCCGGGCGGAGGCGGCTATGTCGCGCAGCGCATGCTGGCCGCGCGCGACGAGCGCGAGTCCATGCTCTCCACGCTGTGGTTCAACGTGGCCCACTACGCGCTGCGCCCCTGGCCCTGGTTGATCGTGGCGCTCGCCTCGCTGGTGGTGTATCCCGATCTGGCCTCGCTCGCGGAGCGGTTCCCCAACGTGGATCCCTCCATCGTGCGTGACGACCTGGCCTATCCGGCCATGCTGGTCTTCCTGCCGACCGGTCTGCTCGGCCTGGTGGTGGCCTCGTTGGCCGCGGCCTACATGTCCACCATCAGCACGCACCTGAACTGGGGTGCCTCGTACGTCGTGGACGACGTGTACCGCCGCTTCCTCGTGCCGGACGCGGACGAACGGCACTACGTCACGGTAGGGCGGATCACCACGGTGGGGTTGATCGTGCTCGCCTCCACGGTGGCGCTCTGGTTGGAGAACGCCATGCAGGCCTTCCAGATCCTCCTGCAGATCGGGGCCGGCACCGGACTGGTGTTCCTGCTGCGCTGGTTCTGGTGGCGCATCAACGCCTGGACCGAGATCGCCGCCATGGGGGCGTCGTTCCTGGTGGCCGTGTGGTTCCAGTTCGTCCACACCCGGGTGGGCCTGCCCCCGCTCGACGCGTCCCTGCAGCTGGTGATCGGTGTGGCCGTCACGACCGTGGGGTGGCTGGCGGTGACGTTCCTGACCCGCCCGACCGAGCGCGCCACCCTCCAACGCTTCTACGACCGTATCCGGCCGGCGGGCTCGGGATGGCAGCAGGTGGTGGACACCCACGGCCGACCGGGAGACGGCACCATCCCGGCAGCGGTGGCGGGGTGGTTCCTGGGCTGCGCGACGATCTACGCGGCGCTCTTCGGCACCGGCTACCTGCTCTATGGCCGCACGACGTGGGCCGTGACGGCCTATGCGGTCTGTGTCGTCTGTGGCTGGGGGCTGCTCCGGATGCTTCCGCGCGTGAGCCTCACGCGGTAG
- the galK gene encoding galactokinase, with amino-acid sequence MTRLPRIALLPVSVARDVLRACGPATTGSRPACPPVRNPRSGARWPVRAASPTLRPMDLRHPPASVRVDRFTEAFGAPPTHVAFAPGRVNLIGDHTDYNGLPVLPMALQRRVELVLRARPDAVVRVANADPAAERGTFLLSEPLERGRPGHWLNYVKAGAGAVQTLAAERGVAPVGVDAWVTSDVPVAAGLSSSSALVVATMLALLHTNRITCARAELMARAARAERFVGTEGGGMDQAISLGGRAGHALRIDFEPLTLHAIPIPDTWRFVVAHSGERAEKSGEAQAVYNARVRACADGLAALTATWTPAERTDLGVDGGAGVTYARLLARPDLAPVARAETRLDGPTLRCVRHTLTEAQRVLAAAAALARGDAEDFGAAMDASHASLADDYGVSTPRLDALVTEARRAGAHGARLTGAGLGGSMVALTDEHTEESVRAALLRRLRDFAVEDPVVFTAVASDGARVDALL; translated from the coding sequence ATGACCCGTCTGCCTCGCATCGCGCTCCTGCCGGTGTCGGTGGCCCGTGACGTCCTCCGGGCCTGCGGCCCGGCCACGACAGGCAGTAGACCGGCCTGCCCGCCGGTCCGCAATCCGCGGAGCGGGGCCCGCTGGCCCGTGCGCGCCGCGTCGCCTACGCTTCGCCCCATGGATCTCCGCCACCCGCCGGCCTCCGTCCGGGTCGATCGTTTCACGGAGGCGTTCGGCGCTCCGCCGACCCACGTGGCATTCGCGCCCGGGCGCGTGAACCTCATCGGCGACCACACCGACTACAACGGACTCCCCGTGCTGCCGATGGCGCTGCAGCGGCGCGTGGAGCTGGTCCTGCGGGCGCGGCCCGACGCCGTGGTCCGGGTGGCCAACGCCGACCCCGCGGCCGAACGCGGCACCTTCCTCCTGTCCGAGCCCCTGGAGCGCGGGCGCCCCGGACACTGGCTGAACTACGTGAAGGCCGGCGCGGGGGCCGTGCAGACGCTGGCGGCCGAGCGGGGCGTGGCGCCCGTGGGGGTCGATGCCTGGGTGACGAGCGATGTGCCCGTGGCCGCAGGGCTCAGCAGCTCCTCGGCGCTGGTCGTGGCCACGATGCTGGCCCTGCTGCACACCAACCGGATCACCTGTGCGCGTGCCGAGCTCATGGCGCGAGCCGCGCGCGCGGAGCGCTTCGTGGGCACGGAGGGCGGTGGCATGGACCAGGCCATCTCGCTGGGCGGTCGAGCGGGTCACGCGCTCCGCATCGACTTCGAGCCGTTGACGCTGCACGCGATCCCCATTCCCGACACCTGGCGCTTCGTGGTCGCGCACTCGGGCGAACGGGCGGAGAAGTCGGGGGAGGCACAGGCCGTCTACAACGCGCGGGTGCGCGCGTGCGCCGACGGCCTCGCGGCGCTGACCGCGACGTGGACGCCCGCCGAGCGCACGGATCTGGGGGTGGACGGGGGTGCGGGCGTGACGTACGCGCGTCTGCTGGCGCGCCCCGATCTCGCTCCGGTGGCGCGCGCCGAGACCCGGCTGGACGGCCCGACGCTGCGCTGCGTGCGGCACACGTTGACGGAGGCGCAGCGGGTGCTCGCCGCGGCGGCGGCGCTGGCGCGGGGGGACGCCGAGGACTTCGGCGCGGCGATGGATGCGTCGCACGCGAGCCTGGCCGACGACTACGGCGTGAGCACGCCGCGCCTGGACGCGCTGGTCACCGAAGCCCGTCGTGCGGGCGCGCACGGCGCGCGATTGACCGGGGCGGGGCTCGGGGGATCGATGGTGGCGCTCACGGACGAGCACACGGAGGAGTCCGTGCGCGCAGCGCTGCTGCGCCGGTTGCGTGACTTCGCGGTCGAAGATCCGGTCGTCTTCACGGCCGTGGCCTCCGACGGCGCGCGCGTGGATGCGCTCCTTTGA
- a CDS encoding proline racemase family protein: MRGRRVITVVDAHAGGEPGRVVTGGVRIPPAERVYDTMRWMEREADGLRRLLLREPRGYPALCANVLVPPCHPEADAGFVILEQTEYPPMSGSNTFCVATVLLETGMIEPTEPVTRFTLEAPAGLVRIEARVRAGQVQSIRFENVPAFAVHLDAEIDVPTLGRVRVDVAWGGMFHVLADAARLGLELVPERGAELARVGAMLTAAAREQLPAVHPTNPGIEGVSIAQLTGPPSGPHADGRNTVVVSTGTVDWDRPSTWRGALDRSPCGTGTCARMAVLHARGLLEVGQPFRHEGILGTVWTGSLGAPTRIGDRDAVVPALEGRAWITGFSHLVLDPEDPFPEGFTLGDLWS; this comes from the coding sequence ATGCGAGGCAGACGGGTCATCACGGTCGTCGACGCGCACGCGGGCGGCGAGCCCGGGCGGGTCGTGACGGGCGGGGTGCGGATCCCCCCGGCCGAGCGCGTCTACGACACCATGCGCTGGATGGAGCGCGAGGCCGACGGCCTGCGACGCCTGCTGCTCCGGGAGCCGCGCGGCTACCCCGCCCTGTGCGCCAACGTGCTGGTGCCGCCCTGCCATCCCGAGGCGGACGCCGGGTTCGTGATCCTGGAGCAGACGGAGTACCCGCCCATGTCCGGGAGCAACACCTTCTGTGTGGCCACCGTGCTCCTCGAGACCGGGATGATCGAACCCACCGAGCCCGTCACGCGGTTCACGCTCGAGGCGCCGGCCGGTCTGGTGCGCATCGAGGCGCGGGTCCGCGCAGGGCAGGTGCAGTCCATCCGGTTCGAGAATGTGCCGGCCTTCGCCGTGCACCTGGACGCCGAGATCGACGTGCCGACCCTCGGTCGGGTGCGGGTGGACGTGGCCTGGGGCGGCATGTTCCACGTCCTGGCGGACGCGGCCCGCCTCGGGCTGGAGCTCGTGCCTGAACGGGGCGCCGAACTGGCGCGCGTGGGGGCGATGCTCACCGCCGCGGCCCGCGAGCAGCTGCCCGCGGTCCACCCGACGAACCCCGGCATCGAGGGCGTGTCGATCGCCCAGCTCACGGGACCGCCCTCGGGTCCCCACGCGGACGGGCGCAACACCGTCGTCGTCTCCACGGGCACCGTGGATTGGGATCGCCCCTCCACCTGGCGGGGCGCGCTGGACCGCTCCCCGTGCGGCACGGGCACCTGCGCCCGCATGGCGGTCCTGCACGCCCGCGGCCTGCTCGAGGTCGGCCAGCCCTTCCGCCACGAAGGGATCCTGGGCACGGTCTGGACGGGGTCGCTTGGTGCCCCGACCCGCATCGGGGACCGGGACGCCGTGGTGCCCGCGCTGGAGGGGCGAGCCTGGATCACGGGCTTCTCGCACCTCGTGCTGGACCCGGAAGATCCGTTCCCCGAGGGGTTTACGCTCGGCGATCTGTGGAGTTGA